A genomic region of Bacteroides acidifaciens contains the following coding sequences:
- a CDS encoding FecR family protein gives MNNTRKNAELSSQMDSLIEKVLSGDANICEVSLVEEWMGADDANRRFFEQKRAIHEVIDPPFDAVDVDTERALRHVHWKMKLRNIRRMSLAKVAVLVLPLCVAAVWAVVAGTDTASEHMICLTTPYGAKIESQLPDGSRVWLNSNSRLEYPAVFDDDKRHVTLVGEGYFEVHADKEHPFIVTVGETDVHATGTAFNINAYTNDSVNVMLISGHVDVMTGGEDRVTLLPNDNLCINSSGISITHHADIEKCCGWKDGRILFDNDNLSTVLARLSQIYPVDFVIADSTLFNTRYHATFTSEGLYDILHLLEIAIPMRCVRRQGIDSSSRTVIDVYSAHK, from the coding sequence ATGAATAATACCCGGAAAAATGCAGAACTATCGTCACAAATGGATAGTCTGATTGAGAAGGTTCTTAGTGGAGATGCCAACATCTGCGAAGTTTCACTGGTTGAAGAGTGGATGGGGGCTGATGATGCTAACCGCCGTTTTTTTGAACAAAAACGTGCCATACACGAAGTGATTGATCCCCCGTTCGATGCTGTTGATGTTGATACGGAAAGAGCTCTTAGGCATGTACACTGGAAGATGAAGTTGCGCAATATCAGACGCATGTCATTGGCTAAAGTTGCGGTATTAGTGCTTCCTCTATGTGTAGCGGCTGTCTGGGCTGTGGTGGCCGGGACGGATACTGCTTCCGAGCATATGATATGTCTGACCACACCTTATGGTGCTAAGATCGAGTCGCAACTGCCTGATGGCTCTCGTGTATGGCTTAATTCTAATAGTAGGTTGGAATATCCGGCAGTGTTTGATGATGATAAGCGGCATGTGACGCTTGTTGGTGAAGGATATTTTGAGGTTCATGCCGATAAGGAGCATCCTTTTATAGTCACAGTTGGTGAAACAGATGTTCATGCTACCGGTACAGCATTTAATATTAATGCATATACGAACGATTCGGTGAATGTGATGCTTATTTCGGGACATGTTGATGTCATGACAGGCGGGGAAGATCGTGTTACGCTGTTGCCTAATGATAATCTGTGTATTAATAGTTCGGGAATCAGTATCACTCATCATGCCGATATTGAGAAATGTTGTGGTTGGAAAGACGGTCGGATATTGTTCGATAATGACAACCTGTCTACGGTATTGGCAAGATTGTCGCAGATTTATCCTGTCGACTTTGTTATCGCAGATTCTACACTCTTCAATACGCGTTATCATGCTACTTTTACCAGTGAAGGGCTTTATGATATACTGCATTTACTTGAAATCGCTATTCCGATGCGTTGTGTCCGTAGACAAGGCATTGATTCGAGTTCTCGCACTGTAATTGACGTATATTCTGCCCATAAATAA
- a CDS encoding alpha-galactosidase, giving the protein MLTTLYGCSDNNYYDMKPPTRARYTPLPPGLPDVGDIHTHKAPLYWSTYEFMKMSEWAGKEHDDCVFTLDQWIEVLDWVKEELLPYGYDMVCTDGSGSFRALDGSPYMTHQTSVAFKDLVKEAHDRGLRVGIYDNPMWIHCDDNILIPGTDIPVGTLRYNPETDYAETTKPDKPGPSDEPLAVITHPGGKEWIDGFFKYYHDLGVDMIRMDFLSLYEEGWSRTDRIFYGPGFGRVNYAWFLAYCAEAAKKYNIFLSLVMPNMYNDAELEGRYGHMARVVDDTYTGGWYFTSSCWQGSVWDNWPHCKNQFDGFTYWHRAMSRSKLIPDGDFTRLNTYATDAEKESTISIQLLAGGPIAVSDQPSTIGDNLHFYTNEEMLALNKDRFRGQPLDCTVNSVGSNIWYGTMSNGDHIVGFFNRDDEPQSFNLVLSQIGFEGEYHVRDLWRHIDEGIASELHPVVPAHGCKVVKLTK; this is encoded by the coding sequence ATGTTGACAACATTATATGGTTGCAGTGATAACAACTACTATGACATGAAGCCACCGACGCGTGCGCGCTATACTCCGCTTCCACCGGGGTTGCCGGATGTGGGAGATATCCATACTCATAAGGCGCCGTTGTATTGGTCTACCTATGAGTTTATGAAAATGTCGGAATGGGCAGGCAAAGAGCATGATGATTGCGTTTTCACGCTCGACCAATGGATTGAGGTGCTTGATTGGGTGAAAGAAGAGCTGTTGCCTTATGGCTACGACATGGTGTGCACCGATGGTTCGGGCTCTTTCAGAGCGCTTGACGGTTCCCCTTATATGACACATCAGACCTCGGTCGCTTTTAAAGATTTGGTAAAGGAGGCTCATGATAGAGGGTTGCGTGTGGGAATATACGACAATCCCATGTGGATACATTGTGATGACAACATATTGATTCCAGGTACTGATATTCCCGTCGGTACACTGCGATATAATCCGGAGACTGACTATGCGGAAACTACTAAACCCGATAAGCCCGGTCCGTCGGACGAACCTTTGGCGGTTATCACTCATCCTGGTGGTAAAGAGTGGATTGATGGCTTTTTCAAATACTATCATGATTTGGGAGTGGACATGATTCGCATGGATTTTTTAAGTCTGTATGAAGAGGGATGGTCACGTACTGACCGTATATTCTACGGTCCAGGTTTTGGACGTGTCAATTATGCTTGGTTTTTGGCTTATTGTGCTGAGGCTGCAAAAAAATACAATATCTTTCTATCATTGGTAATGCCGAATATGTATAATGATGCCGAGCTTGAAGGTCGTTATGGACACATGGCGCGAGTGGTCGACGACACTTATACTGGTGGGTGGTATTTTACATCGTCTTGTTGGCAAGGTAGTGTTTGGGATAATTGGCCTCATTGTAAAAATCAATTTGACGGATTTACATACTGGCATCGTGCCATGAGCCGCAGCAAACTTATTCCTGATGGCGATTTTACGCGCCTTAACACCTATGCTACTGATGCCGAGAAGGAATCTACCATCTCAATTCAGTTGCTTGCCGGCGGACCTATTGCTGTGAGCGATCAACCATCGACTATCGGTGACAATCTGCATTTTTATACTAATGAAGAGATGTTGGCACTTAACAAGGACCGTTTTCGCGGTCAACCTTTGGATTGCACAGTCAACAGTGTCGGTAGTAATATATGGTATGGTACTATGAGCAATGGTGACCATATTGTAGGTTTTTTCAATCGTGATGATGAGCCGCAAAGTTTTAATCTTGTTTTGTCACAAATTGGTTTTGAAGGAGAATATCATGTGCGGGATCTATGGCGTCACATTGACGAAGGCATTGCTTCCGAACTTCATCCTGTTGTGCCTGCTCATGGATGCAAAGTTGTGAAACTTACAAAATAA
- a CDS encoding sigma-70 family RNA polymerase sigma factor, with translation MRDEKYAHNDKYLLSALCKGDREAFDCIFRKYYVDVVMFCGRFMNRIEDSEDIAQSIFLHIWDMREVLPVITNFKSYLLKSAQNMCINELHRREKERRYSSEQLVRIQPYVLGEDINKMLFYSELKKLIASAEASLNKKEWDVWRLSRHEGLKYSEIAAILGISVRAVEDRMQRAKRHFLKILDQYWAIATLFLTFLQT, from the coding sequence ATGAGAGACGAAAAGTATGCACATAATGATAAATACTTATTGTCGGCGCTTTGCAAAGGTGATCGTGAGGCTTTCGACTGTATTTTCCGTAAATATTATGTCGATGTGGTAATGTTTTGTGGTCGGTTTATGAATAGAATTGAGGACAGTGAGGATATCGCACAGTCTATATTTCTGCATATATGGGATATGCGTGAGGTATTGCCAGTCATAACTAACTTCAAATCATACTTGCTGAAGAGTGCTCAGAATATGTGTATCAATGAGTTGCATCGTCGTGAAAAAGAGCGTCGATATAGTTCGGAACAGCTCGTGAGGATACAGCCTTATGTCTTGGGCGAAGATATAAATAAGATGCTGTTTTACAGTGAACTGAAGAAACTCATAGCTTCAGCCGAAGCAAGTCTGAACAAAAAAGAATGGGATGTCTGGCGTCTGAGTCGGCATGAGGGACTTAAATATTCTGAAATTGCCGCCATTTTAGGCATATCAGTGCGTGCTGTAGAAGATCGCATGCAACGTGCCAAACGGCATTTTCTTAAAATATTAGACCAATATTGGGCTATTGCAACATTATTTCTAACTTTTTTACAGACATGA
- a CDS encoding DUF4091 domain-containing protein: MIKYLFIIAAFSVTLNVNGTTVMPSYTEPVDTAKVDVSGWQLSGKPLTLTWVSKDFHYRQFATPPTCMSADTTVTAWRGERLGVEALIVCREETGPMRVSLSDFIDARGRKVAMPGSSAMFMRYVLADDVRDCSYQSKETPVFTLPDMIDLPGTSVAIPAKSVRPIWCTVEVPRSLTPGRYVATLSLESEKGDRPVEKIKLNIDVLDRTLPKPKDYAFYLDLWQQPYAISRYYGVKPWSDRHIELLKPYAEYMARGGQKTVTTVLFYEPWGEQSNDKFEPMVETLRNPDGSWSFDYTIFDKYVEFMADNGIDRHIECFTMIPWEMKFRYFDKASSEYRFLDAPSSSSQYKELWKATLKSLEKHLKAKGWFEKSIIFMDERGADQMRDAVAVLREVTPDFKMGLAGEYHEELVDELYNYTLGNRCFFSASELERRRQKGLVTLMYTCCTTPEPSQFTSNSPADGAYIPVYCTATGFDGYLHWSFQNWNNNPMVDTRFFKFGSGDTFFIYPDGRSSVRYERLVEGIQLSEKIRLLRQEMTAADDIRGLLRLEEALIPLRSGAFSAWCPTSTVVNELTERVAALSRE; the protein is encoded by the coding sequence ATGATTAAATATCTGTTTATAATAGCTGCGTTTTCGGTTACATTGAATGTCAACGGAACAACTGTTATGCCATCATATACTGAGCCGGTCGACACAGCCAAGGTTGATGTTTCGGGCTGGCAGCTGAGCGGTAAGCCTCTCACACTGACGTGGGTGTCGAAAGATTTTCATTACCGCCAATTTGCAACACCGCCTACCTGTATGTCGGCAGATACTACCGTCACAGCATGGCGAGGCGAGCGTTTAGGAGTAGAGGCGTTAATCGTGTGCCGTGAAGAAACCGGTCCGATGCGTGTCAGTCTGTCGGATTTCATTGATGCCCGTGGACGTAAGGTAGCTATGCCGGGTTCGTCAGCCATGTTTATGCGCTATGTGCTGGCTGATGATGTCCGTGATTGCTCATATCAATCAAAAGAAACACCGGTTTTCACTTTGCCTGATATGATTGATTTGCCGGGTACATCCGTTGCAATCCCTGCCAAAAGTGTGCGTCCTATATGGTGTACCGTTGAGGTTCCGCGCAGTCTCACTCCCGGCAGATATGTTGCTACGCTTTCGCTTGAGTCGGAAAAAGGAGACAGACCTGTTGAGAAAATCAAACTTAACATAGATGTGCTCGACCGTACGCTGCCCAAGCCAAAGGATTATGCGTTTTATCTTGATTTGTGGCAACAGCCGTATGCCATATCTCGCTATTATGGTGTTAAACCATGGAGTGACCGGCATATCGAATTGCTCAAACCTTATGCCGAGTATATGGCACGGGGCGGTCAGAAAACGGTGACTACTGTGCTGTTCTATGAACCGTGGGGCGAGCAGAGCAATGACAAATTCGAGCCGATGGTAGAAACACTGCGCAATCCCGACGGCTCATGGAGCTTTGACTATACCATCTTCGACAAGTATGTCGAATTTATGGCCGATAACGGTATAGACCGACATATCGAATGTTTCACCATGATACCGTGGGAAATGAAATTTCGATATTTTGATAAGGCTTCCAGTGAATATCGTTTTCTTGATGCACCCTCGTCGTCTTCCCAATACAAGGAGTTGTGGAAGGCAACACTGAAGTCGTTGGAAAAACATCTCAAGGCAAAAGGGTGGTTTGAGAAATCAATTATATTCATGGATGAGCGGGGAGCTGACCAGATGCGTGATGCGGTGGCTGTGCTTCGTGAGGTTACGCCCGATTTCAAGATGGGGCTTGCGGGAGAGTATCATGAGGAGTTGGTTGACGAATTGTATAATTATACCCTTGGCAACCGTTGTTTCTTTTCTGCTTCAGAGCTTGAACGTCGTCGTCAGAAAGGGCTGGTTACTCTTATGTACACCTGCTGCACAACCCCCGAGCCAAGTCAGTTTACAAGCAATTCGCCGGCAGATGGGGCATATATTCCTGTTTATTGCACGGCGACGGGGTTTGACGGTTATTTACATTGGTCTTTTCAGAATTGGAACAATAATCCGATGGTCGATACGCGTTTCTTCAAGTTCGGTTCTGGCGATACGTTCTTCATCTATCCTGACGGACGTTCATCGGTTCGCTATGAACGTTTGGTCGAAGGAATTCAGCTTAGTGAAAAAATACGTTTGCTCCGTCAGGAAATGACGGCTGCTGATGATATTCGCGGGCTTTTGCGTCTTGAAGAGGCGCTTATACCTTTGCGTAGCGGTGCTTTTTCGGCTTGGTGTCCCACTTCGACTGTCGTTAACGAATTAACAGAAAGGGTTGCGGCTCTTTCTCGTGAATAA
- a CDS encoding alpha/beta hydrolase has product MKVFLPPGDLSTGRAIVCCPGGGYSDVAIGHEGYDWAPFFNNLGLTFVVLQYHLPAGDLTKPLGDVEKAFKVLTDSAAVWGIDPEQIGVMGSSAGGHLASVVATHPTAACRPSFQLLFYPVVSLDKCITHAGTRNEFLGSCDSDELAAEYSAENKVKADTPRAFIVHCGDDDVVHPQNSIRYYSALQRHGVPATLVMFPDGRHGWGYRGWFPHHDELLGLIVAWLKSF; this is encoded by the coding sequence ATGAAAGTCTTTTTACCACCTGGAGATTTGTCTACGGGTAGAGCTATTGTGTGTTGTCCTGGCGGTGGCTATAGCGATGTGGCTATCGGTCACGAAGGCTACGACTGGGCTCCGTTTTTTAACAATCTTGGATTGACTTTCGTGGTTCTACAATATCATTTGCCTGCCGGTGATCTCACCAAACCGCTCGGTGATGTAGAGAAAGCTTTTAAAGTGCTTACTGATAGTGCAGCGGTGTGGGGCATTGATCCCGAACAGATAGGCGTGATGGGCTCATCAGCTGGAGGACATTTGGCTTCGGTTGTGGCAACACATCCAACTGCCGCGTGTCGTCCGTCATTCCAACTGCTGTTTTATCCCGTAGTGTCACTTGATAAATGTATAACTCATGCAGGTACTCGTAATGAGTTTTTAGGCTCTTGTGACAGTGATGAACTCGCAGCTGAATATTCGGCCGAGAATAAGGTGAAGGCAGACACTCCCCGCGCTTTTATCGTACATTGTGGTGATGACGATGTTGTACATCCTCAGAATTCTATACGTTATTATTCGGCTCTGCAACGCCATGGGGTACCTGCAACGTTGGTAATGTTTCCCGACGGACGCCATGGTTGGGGATATAGAGGTTGGTTCCCTCATCATGATGAGCTTCTTGGTTTGATAGTTGCATGGCTTAAATCATTTTAA
- a CDS encoding glycoside hydrolase family 3 N-terminal domain-containing protein, producing MKHYIKYPLLALLLFLFPFSVARGQAYPYKNASLPTGERVEDLLRRMTLEEKIAQIRHIHSWNIFDGQTLDEKKLSAFAGNIGWGFVEGFPLTGENCSKNMRLIQKYMIEHTRLGIPVFTVAESLHGSAHEGSTIYPQNIALGSTFNPTLAYQKAASTSRDLHAQGMRQVLAPCIDVVRDLRWGRVEESYGEDPFLCGVFACAETSGYLDNGISPMLKHFGPHGNPLGGLNLASVECGVRDLHDVYLKPFEMVVTRLPVMAVMSTYNSWNRVPNSASRYLLTDILRKQWGFKGYVYSDWGAIEMLQNFHHTADSPAECAVQSISAGLDVEASSECYPYLKELVEKGQMDIKVIDEAVRRVLTAKFAAGLFEDPYGEKFGKQEMHDAESVALSRKIADESTVLLKNENGLLPLNLDRIRSIAVIGPNAAQVQFGDYTWSRDNKDGVTPLEGIKRLVGDKATVRYARGCSMMSKDTSAISEAVEIASRSDVALLFCGSSSASLARDYNQVNCGEGFDLHDLQLTGAQSELIRAVYETGKPVVLVLVAGKPFCIPWEKEHIPAILAQWYAGEQAGNSIADILFGKVNPSGKLVFSFPQSVGHLPAYYNHLPSDKGFYKKPGSYEAPGRDYVFSSPASLWTFGHGLSYTTFALEKMTAALEHDSIRVKAQIRNTGKRTGKEVIQLYVRDQVSSVVTPIKQLRAFMKVELQPGETREVVLSFPVAELSLTLEDGRRLIEPGAFELQLGTASDRILLKQTIHIGANGQLVGVDGQPVSVADNLPASSITKSASAGKEITVSGTVRDVQATLIDGVSIHSKTSGRELGRTDSKGRYKVRVSASDILVFEKKGYLKLEVPVNNHTSLNVKMTYGENNM from the coding sequence ATGAAACACTACATCAAATACCCGTTGTTAGCATTATTATTGTTCTTATTTCCTTTCTCGGTTGCAAGGGGACAGGCATATCCTTATAAGAATGCCTCTCTGCCCACTGGCGAAAGAGTGGAAGACCTGTTGCGCCGGATGACGCTCGAAGAGAAAATAGCCCAAATCCGCCATATACATTCTTGGAATATATTCGACGGACAGACGTTGGACGAAAAGAAGCTCTCCGCCTTTGCTGGGAATATCGGCTGGGGATTTGTAGAAGGTTTCCCGTTGACAGGGGAGAATTGCAGCAAGAATATGCGGCTCATACAGAAGTATATGATAGAGCACACCCGGCTGGGAATTCCTGTATTTACCGTAGCGGAGTCCCTGCATGGTTCCGCCCACGAAGGTTCCACTATATATCCTCAGAATATAGCGTTGGGAAGTACCTTCAACCCGACGCTGGCTTATCAGAAGGCAGCCTCTACATCGCGTGACCTTCATGCGCAGGGGATGCGTCAGGTATTGGCTCCCTGCATTGATGTAGTCCGCGATTTGCGTTGGGGACGGGTGGAAGAATCCTATGGGGAAGACCCTTTCCTTTGCGGGGTATTCGCTTGTGCGGAGACAAGCGGTTATTTGGATAATGGCATTTCTCCGATGCTGAAGCATTTCGGCCCTCATGGCAATCCGTTGGGCGGGCTGAACCTCGCGTCCGTAGAATGTGGGGTGAGAGACTTGCACGATGTATATCTGAAACCGTTTGAAATGGTAGTTACCCGGTTGCCTGTCATGGCTGTGATGTCCACTTACAACTCCTGGAACCGTGTCCCCAACTCCGCTTCTCGCTATCTGCTGACCGATATTCTGCGGAAGCAATGGGGCTTTAAGGGATATGTCTATTCCGACTGGGGCGCGATTGAGATGTTGCAGAACTTTCATCATACAGCCGACAGTCCGGCAGAGTGCGCTGTGCAGTCCATCAGTGCGGGACTGGACGTAGAGGCTTCCAGCGAATGTTATCCCTATCTGAAAGAACTGGTTGAAAAGGGGCAGATGGATATAAAGGTGATTGATGAGGCAGTACGCCGGGTGCTTACTGCCAAGTTTGCGGCAGGCTTGTTTGAAGACCCGTATGGAGAGAAGTTCGGCAAACAGGAAATGCATGATGCGGAAAGCGTCGCCTTGTCCCGTAAGATAGCGGATGAGTCTACCGTATTGCTGAAAAACGAAAACGGATTATTGCCGTTGAATCTCGACCGGATTCGTTCGATTGCAGTCATCGGGCCGAATGCCGCACAGGTGCAGTTCGGTGATTACACATGGAGCCGGGACAATAAGGATGGCGTCACCCCGTTGGAAGGGATAAAGCGGCTGGTGGGCGACAAGGCTACCGTCCGTTATGCCCGTGGATGCAGTATGATGTCCAAAGATACTTCGGCTATTTCCGAAGCGGTGGAGATTGCTTCTCGAAGTGATGTAGCCCTGCTCTTCTGCGGCAGTTCCAGTGCATCGTTGGCGCGTGATTATAACCAGGTGAACTGTGGAGAAGGCTTTGACCTGCACGACCTTCAACTGACGGGAGCGCAGAGCGAGCTTATCCGTGCGGTCTACGAAACAGGAAAACCGGTAGTGTTGGTACTTGTAGCCGGCAAACCCTTTTGTATCCCCTGGGAAAAAGAACATATTCCAGCCATTCTTGCACAATGGTATGCAGGAGAACAGGCGGGCAACTCCATAGCCGATATTCTTTTCGGGAAAGTGAATCCGTCGGGAAAACTGGTTTTCTCCTTTCCCCAGAGCGTAGGGCATCTGCCGGCTTATTACAACCATTTGCCTTCCGACAAAGGCTTTTATAAGAAGCCGGGCAGTTATGAAGCCCCCGGCAGGGATTATGTCTTTTCGTCTCCCGCATCTTTGTGGACGTTCGGACATGGATTGAGTTATACCACTTTTGCTTTGGAGAAGATGACGGCCGCTTTGGAACATGATTCCATCCGCGTAAAGGCACAAATCCGGAATACAGGAAAAAGAACAGGGAAAGAAGTTATTCAACTTTATGTGCGCGACCAAGTAAGTTCGGTTGTGACCCCCATAAAACAACTGCGCGCATTTATGAAAGTTGAATTGCAACCGGGAGAGACTAGGGAAGTCGTTCTCAGCTTCCCGGTTGCCGAACTTTCCCTTACCTTGGAAGACGGTAGGAGACTGATAGAACCCGGTGCGTTTGAACTGCAATTGGGAACCGCTTCCGACCGCATCTTGCTAAAGCAGACTATTCATATCGGAGCGAACGGACAGCTTGTTGGAGTAGACGGACAACCCGTTTCCGTCGCGGACAATCTTCCGGCATCTTCCATAACCAAATCCGCGTCAGCCGGAAAAGAGATAACCGTAAGCGGCACTGTCAGAGATGTGCAGGCTACATTGATAGACGGTGTTTCCATTCATTCAAAAACTTCCGGACGTGAATTGGGACGAACCGATTCAAAAGGGAGATACAAGGTACGTGTATCCGCAAGCGACATTCTGGTCTTTGAAAAGAAAGGATACCTGAAACTGGAAGTACCCGTGAATAACCATACTTCCCTGAACGTGAAAATGACTTATGGTGAGAATAATATGTAA
- a CDS encoding glycoside hydrolase family 97 protein, whose protein sequence is MKKACFLLALLTVCLSGFSREYVLLSPDGALRVVISDELEYTVSYGGKKIYTGVTALTLDNGKTLAKARSPKLKSVDTLVSSPFYRNTSVADKYNGMTLHVDKDWTVEFRAYDDGIAYHWVYGGRKSVNIVDETVRYTFAEDFDTFTPYVRDYWDGDFEKQFHNSFESIYQELPISHLSDTHLAFLPVAVDARDVKMLITESDIAGYPGLYLLHDKGTTIKGVHPRCPKSEHAGGYLGMQSVVSEREDYIAAITGARGLPWRMAIISPDDKGLAASQLTYLLASPSRIADISWIKPGKAAWDWWNSWDLTGVDFEAGVNQNTYKYYIDFAAKNGIEYVILDDGWSVPNCGDLFSVVPELDLPELIRYAEGKGVGIILWAMYLPFEKDLEKVCRHYSRMGVKGFKIDFFDRNDQKMTAFLDHAAEVAARYHLILDYHGTYMPAGINRKWPNVLNTEGVSGQEVMRAVTRERDQMRYDVLIPFIRQAGGPMDYTQGAMRNSTYQDFVPVERHAGSQGTRCHQLALYAIFDSPLNMLCDTPINYEREQECTDYIAAIPTVWDETVVLDGELGEYIVTARRKGDDWFIGGITNWTPRDITIDLSFLHVEDYVGDWYIDGCNAHRNATDYKRVKEDITAKKTIHLAPGGGFAVRITKK, encoded by the coding sequence ATGAAAAAAGCTTGTTTTCTATTAGCCTTATTGACAGTCTGTCTGTCGGGCTTCTCACGTGAATATGTCCTGTTATCACCCGACGGAGCACTACGAGTGGTCATAAGTGATGAACTGGAATACACGGTCAGCTATGGTGGGAAAAAAATATATACGGGCGTAACCGCGTTAACTCTTGACAATGGTAAGACTCTTGCCAAGGCACGTTCACCCAAATTGAAGAGTGTTGATACATTGGTGTCGTCGCCGTTTTATCGCAATACATCGGTTGCTGATAAATATAATGGCATGACACTACATGTCGATAAGGACTGGACTGTAGAGTTCAGAGCCTATGATGACGGCATTGCCTACCACTGGGTATATGGTGGACGTAAGTCCGTCAATATCGTCGATGAAACAGTCAGATATACTTTTGCCGAAGATTTCGATACTTTCACACCTTATGTACGCGATTATTGGGATGGTGATTTCGAAAAGCAGTTTCACAATTCGTTTGAGAGTATCTATCAGGAATTACCCATATCACATTTGTCAGACACTCATTTGGCCTTCCTGCCGGTAGCTGTTGATGCTCGTGATGTGAAAATGCTGATTACCGAAAGTGATATTGCCGGCTATCCCGGACTTTATCTTCTCCATGATAAAGGTACAACGATCAAAGGTGTACATCCCCGTTGTCCAAAAAGCGAACATGCTGGAGGTTATCTTGGAATGCAATCTGTTGTGAGCGAGCGTGAAGATTATATTGCTGCCATAACAGGTGCACGTGGATTACCTTGGCGAATGGCTATTATCAGTCCTGATGATAAAGGACTGGCTGCAAGTCAGCTGACCTATCTTCTTGCATCACCTTCCCGGATTGCTGACATTTCGTGGATTAAACCGGGTAAAGCTGCCTGGGACTGGTGGAACTCATGGGATTTGACCGGTGTTGACTTCGAGGCTGGTGTAAATCAGAATACATATAAATATTACATTGATTTTGCTGCGAAAAATGGCATTGAATATGTCATATTGGACGATGGTTGGAGTGTACCCAACTGTGGTGATCTTTTTAGCGTCGTTCCGGAACTCGACTTGCCCGAACTTATCAGGTATGCCGAAGGCAAAGGGGTGGGCATTATTCTTTGGGCTATGTATCTGCCCTTTGAAAAAGATCTTGAAAAGGTGTGCCGGCATTATTCAAGAATGGGAGTCAAGGGCTTTAAAATTGACTTTTTCGATCGCAATGATCAGAAAATGACTGCATTTTTGGATCATGCCGCCGAGGTAGCAGCACGCTATCATCTTATACTTGATTATCACGGTACTTACATGCCTGCAGGCATCAACCGGAAGTGGCCTAACGTTCTCAATACAGAGGGCGTGTCGGGACAGGAAGTGATGCGGGCAGTCACGCGTGAACGCGATCAGATGCGGTATGATGTCCTTATTCCTTTTATCCGTCAGGCAGGTGGTCCCATGGATTATACTCAAGGTGCCATGCGTAATTCTACCTATCAAGATTTTGTACCTGTCGAAAGACATGCCGGTAGTCAGGGTACTCGCTGCCACCAGCTTGCGCTTTATGCTATTTTCGATTCTCCTCTCAATATGTTATGTGACACACCGATAAATTATGAGCGTGAACAGGAATGTACGGACTATATCGCTGCCATTCCCACCGTATGGGATGAAACTGTTGTTCTTGATGGTGAATTGGGCGAATATATTGTCACTGCACGGCGTAAGGGTGATGACTGGTTTATAGGCGGAATTACTAATTGGACACCGCGCGACATTACAATCGATTTGTCGTTCTTGCATGTGGAAGATTACGTGGGCGACTGGTATATTGATGGATGTAATGCTCATCGTAATGCTACCGATTATAAACGCGTGAAGGAAGACATCACGGCTAAAAAGACCATACATCTTGCTCCCGGTGGTGGTTTTGCTGTAAGAATCACTAAAAAATAA